The following DNA comes from Triticum aestivum cultivar Chinese Spring chromosome 3D, IWGSC CS RefSeq v2.1, whole genome shotgun sequence.
CGATGGACAAGTAACTAACCCTCCATCAGCTTCAGCCGAACTCCCTCACATGGCTGTGCTGTCCAAAGATCAGTCAGGGCTTAAACCGACCGAAAATGGTCGGATGTTCTGGCGAGGTGCCCATGGCCGCCGAACGAAACGTGCCTCTAGGAAACGGCGATGGACTGGATGATGATGGAcgtgtcttgctcttcttctgagaCATCTCCACGTTGTACTGCAAAGCCTAACGAGAGAAATGTCCAAGGCGAGACTGGGACGTAACCTCGAGGCACATAGCTAACACGACGCATCAAGGAGGCCTTATCGGTTAGGCTCGGCTCCGGAGCACGTCACGTGGAGAGCCAAAATGACAGTCCACCCAGATACTTACTGAAGCAAGTAAGCAACGCTAGTATATATCCACTATTTTATTTTATAaatagtatagtactccctctataaactaatataagagcgtttagatcattaaagtagtaatctaaacgtttttatattagtttacggagggagtagttattatcCATTGGGTTACTGCATACAATGATCATCGTATACGTCGACAATGATCATGTTGCATCACGTGACGTCCACAATTCAATTCAGGCGCCGATGCACCTACCCCTGAAGCCGATCCAGATCCACCAAACGAAAAGGCAGCAGAAAAACGACGGGAGAAGGCGCGCCAAAAATACCATGACCAAAATAAGACCCCCCACGTTCGTTACACCTTCCTTTGCAGCCGGAGAGGAGAAGGCTTTTCATTTCTAGCAGCAGCCGCGCACAGAAACGCTGCGAGCTCCATTCTCGCACGTGTTCCTTCCGCGCACCCAACCCATGCCGGTCTCTTCCTCGTCGCACGCCACTCCGCACATATAAATACACCTCGCGCACCATCCCTCCATCCTCCCATCGCATACAAAGTCAGCTCAGAACCAATCCAGCCGGAACGCCGACGACCAACGATGGATGTCGCCGTGGCGAAGCAACTCAGGCGGATCCGCACGCTGGGACGCGGCGCGTCCGGCGCCGTCGTGTGGCTTGCGTCCGACGAAGCCTCCGGAGAGCTCCTGGCCGTCAAGTCCGCCGGCGCCGGTGGCGCGGCGCAGCTGGAGCGCGAGGGCAGCGTGCTCACCGGGCTCTGCTCGCCGCACATCATCCCCTGCCTCGGCTCCCGCGCCGCGGAGTGCGGCGAGTACCAGCTCTTCCTCGAGTTCGCGCCCGGCGGCTCGCTCGCGGATGAGGCCGCCAGGAGCGGGGGCTGCCTCCCGGAGCCCGCCATCCGGGCGTACGCAGGGGACGTGGCCAGGGGGCTGGAGTACCTCCATGCGAGGTCGCTGGTCCACGGGGACGTGAAGGCACGGAACGTGGTGATCGGCGGCGACGGCCGCGCCAGGCTGACGGACTTCGGCTGCGCGAGGGCCGTGGACTCCCTGCTCCCGATGGGCGGCACGCCCGCGTTCATGGCGCCCGAGGTCGCGCGCGTCGAGGAGCAGGGGCCGGCGTCCGACGTGTGGGCGCTCGGCTGCACCGTCGTCGAGATGGCCACTGGCCGCGCGCCATGGAGCGACATGAACGATCTGCTCGCGGCCGTGCACCGGATCGGGTACACGGCCGCCGTGCCGGAGGTGCCGGGGTGGCTCTCGGCGGAGGCCAAGGACTTCTTGGACGGATGCTTCAGGAGACAGCCCAGCGACCGGTCCACGGCAGCGCAGCTCTTGGATCACCCATTCGTTGcttccgccgctgccgccggcgactATAAGGCTGCGCCGGCGAAGCAACAATACACGTCTCCCAAGAGCACACTGCAGGACGCACTCTGGGACTCGGACACCGACGACGAGGCGGACGAGATGTCGGCGACGCCGGCCGAGAGGATCGGGGCATTGGCCTGCGGCAACTCGGCCCTGCCGGACTGGGACTCGGACGACGGCTGGATCGACGTGTGCGACGAGGTCCACAGAGTCCCCGACTCGCCGCCGGCCGACGCGGGTTACGACCTCGTTTGGCCCGAAGAATCTGACGCAGAGCGCGAGCCGTTCGCGGTTGCTGCTGACGACAGCAACGACATCCCGCGCAATGCAGTGGTGACCGACTCCTCCATTTGGCAGGACAGTTACGTGCGCCCTGTGCATTTAGGCAGCTGTAGAAATCAATTTCACCCGTTTCAGTCTGACGGGGATGAAAACTTGAGATTTGATCGTCGTTGTAACAAAGACAGAGTAATGGAATTCATTTTTTTGCTCAAAATCTCAAAGTCTGCGACCAGCCATCTCTCTGCTACATTCCTCGTGTGCGTATGCTTTTCGTTACAGATCCGAGCATGCTCTTTTTTTTTGCAGGTGACAGATCCGAGCATGTGACGTGAGGGTTCGAGATTCAGTTACTTGAAGCGACATGCGAGTGACGTCGAGATCATAGCTCCTGTGTTCCAGCCAACCTGGATCGTATTTGTTCACtgagggcgtgtttggttgcagttTACGACAGTAGTTGCATTGCATGTCCATCTTTAGTCAGCCTAGTTTTTGAAATGCATATGCAGCAGATGCAACTTATTTGATTGCCTGCATCGTATGGAGGGGTACTTACCTCCATGTTGTTTGATTGCCGTTTTTGTGCTTATggtgtgagcagatgcaaacttcagctgtttggttgcaaacaacatttgtgttctactcaccccattcaaatgtggtggccttaccaccacatGATCATCAcaatagcaagatcaaacaaaGCAAGTACCCAAATGAAATCAAACACAACAAGTAAGAAAATGACAGCAAACTATTTAACTACATAGTATAAGTCTAGATTAACAGcaggggcatcctccttccctgctcCAAGCCAGGTGCTGCTCCtggccaaaatatgaacaagttttcaacacAAGTCTCGCCACACACCAAAAGTTCAACACTAACACCTTACTTAACTTAACTACATAGCATGCTCGATGTTACCAACGCAATTGTGCCTGCTGCAACGAAACCTGCACATGACCGAGGAGTCGTGGTTAGATCTGAACCTTTAGTCCGAGTCCTGAGATGCGCACAACGACGAGGTCACCGGGGACgatccggtggcggcggcagaagtaGTTCCAGCCCCGGGCAAGCACCATGTGCCCCTCAAAGTTCTGGACCTGCACCTAGAACATGCACCGCTTGTTCGCCGACAGTCTGACTACGCGCGGGAGCCGCTTGATGACCAGCCAggtgttcatcacctccacgaacttGCGAGGGACGACGAGCATGGCGAGGTCCTCGTTGTCCTTGATCTACTGGTAGAAGCACAGCGGCTCCCTGCCCCCCTCCTCGTGGCCCTGCCTCGGAGATCGTCCCCTTAAACgaggcaggctcatgaaggctatCCTGCCAGGCAGGTCCACTGTCCCGAGCCACCTGTTAGTGGGGATGAAATCCTCGGCGCcctcagctccggccaccacctgagctcctcctcccgccacatcccagtcagtcttcaatatcttgtcaggtAAGATGACAAGTATTAGTGCACAAACTCTTTGCAAAATGGCATTGATCAGAGACATTTGCCCaagagcaaatgccactgatcagtgcacaaactctttaagcaaatgccacttatcaatggcacttgctaTTAGGCAAATGCCACTCATCAGTgcacttgcccaacagcaagtgccattcAACACAAACCCTAGCTTGAACATGTATGCTAGCAATATGaacaacaacatgaacatgatcctagcatgaacatgaacatgccattTGCATGAACACACATCCTAGCAAGACCCTACCATGAACACACATCCTAGAAAAGCACACTACCATTGGGGATTCTAGCATGAACACAGCTACTAGCATGAACACAGATCCAGTGGCACAAGAAAATTATCTTAGGACACACACTGTACAAAACAAGAACAGATCAGTCTGATTGGATTTGATTGGGATCGCATCCAATCGGATCTGCTAGAATCCTATCTAATCCTATCGAATCCACTTACTACTAGCACATGCCTAAGAAATAAACCCCTAATCTACATCTACGAGGAAGCATTGAGAGGTGTTGACTCACCGGAGCACGCGCAGCTGCAGCGAACCGAGGCCGGGGTGTAAACCCCGACGGGAAGGAGAGaggtggcggagcagaggaggagccggCCCTGGCGACGGCTTGCGGCATCGGCCCCGTGCTCATCGCCATGCCGGAGGTCGACGAGGATGGCCCGCCGACAGGAGAAAACCCTTGGACGGGGGTCAAGAAAACCCCCTGCCCAATGGGGTCCCAAAAATCGCCGGCTCCGTCGACGGCGCCGGCGCCGAGCCCAAGACCACGAGGTCCGGAATCCGCGGTGGAGCAGGAAGGGCCGGAACGGCCGACACCGCATTGGCCGGCGCTCGTGGTGGCCGCAGCAAATGGGGGACGGCGCTCGCAGCGCCGACGCCAGGTCCCTGCCCGAGTTCTGCGGCCCGGACACCCAGCGCTCCTGGATGCTGGCGATGCGCTGGTCGACGGGGGTCAGAGGGCGGTGCGGCGGTGGGCGAGGCGGAGCcatcggaggagaggagagggaggggcggtGAGGGAGAGAGGGAGCGGTGGGAACAGTGCGATTGGGCGGTGACAGGAGAGTGGGGGCGAGTTATGAGACGTCCCCTCCGTCTCCAGCGCTGCCCGAGGCGTGCAACTGCCTTGCATGTGTGGCCGCGCCCAGCCAGGCTCGCGAGAACTGCCGATTCTGCAGTTTCCGCCGGGCCAGGCTGCGGGCTGCTTTAAGGTCCGTGCGGGTCTCAAACCGCATGCAGtccaggcaaccaaacaggccgcGTACATCCCGCACGGGCCTGGTTGGgctgcatgcgggcaaccaaacacgccctgaTAGGAGCTAGCGATCCAGCGAAATCCATATGTTTTTATTTTTGAAACAGGGCAAAAGATTTGCCACTTTCATTCATTAAGCAGAAGAGAGTTGCCCGGTTAATTAACGGAAACCCGGGCGAAAACCGTTACAACACATGCCCTCAACAGGGCACCATCAACACATGCCGGCCCCAGGGCCGCGCTCCAGCCGAGCCGCCGGCTCCGTCACCCAAGCAACCCGTAGCTGACACCCTACAACCAAGACCGAAGCCGCCGCTCCGGCATCCACGCCGACCCCGAGGCCGCGCACCAGGcgagccgcctgctctgctgccCGAGCAACCGGAGCCGACACCCTACAACCATctccggagccgccgctccgacgTACAGACAGAAAACCCACACGCCGACCCCGAGGCCGCGCACCAAGCGAGCCGTCAGCTTCGTCACCCGAGCAACCGGAGCCGACACCCAACCACCGTatccggagccgccgctccgacaTCCACGCCGACCCCGAGGCCGCGCACCAGGCTGGCCAACGACACTGCCACCCGTGTGACCAATGCCGACACCCCTCCATGACGACGAGATCAGGAGCCGCCGCTTCGATTTCCACGCCAGCCCCGAGGCCGCGCACCACCCGAGCCGATGACTCTCCCAGGCCAAGACCACTCCAGAACGATGCCTCCAAGAAGGACCGCGACACCGGAGCGCCGTCATCATCTGCTCCAAGAACCTGGAGCAAGGGTTTCGCCCGGAGTGTGAGAGAAGAGGTCGAAGGCCCTCGAAcgacgacgcctccaagaaggtgTGCGGCGCCCATAGGCGTCGCTGCCGCTGGCTTCGGCCAAGGCAGGAGCAAGGCTTTCGCCCCGAGCAGCCAAAGGAAGCCCTTCCCTCGAACCGGCACCACGCGAGCCACCGCCCGCCTGAACCACCACCTACCACCAGAGCCAGGAGCCGCTGATCAGAACAGCCCCGCCGTCGGCACCTGCACCACATAGAGCCGCCGACTAGGCTGCCCCATCACCACCGCAGGAGCCAGAACCAGCCACGTCTGGTCAGATCTGGCGCCCCACGCAGCAGTCAACCCACCGGCCAGCACCAAGCGTCCTTGACACGACCGAGGGCCGACGCACTGCCGCAGAGTACCGGCGCCCCGAGCTCCAGCCGTGGCGCTACCCACGTAGCCACCACGGCCGCCGTCGCCGAAGAAGaggtccggggccgccgccccggcatccgagCACCACACGCCAACAAGCCCTCCGACTCCGTcccgccggagcagcagcaacagcagcacatCCCCGCACCACGGCGACCTCCAGGTAGCAAGACCTCATCGCACACGCAGAGGCAGATCCACCCTGGTTGCCAAGATCCTACTGCCGCGCTGCTCCTCCACACGGACCTCCAGATCCACGCTGCTCCTCCACACGGACCTCCAGATCCACACCAGACCGCGCCAGAGCCGAGCGAGCCCACGCGATGCAGCTCGTCCGCGCCCACCAGGTGCAACTTCTCCGCGTCCGCCTGATGCAGCTCCTTTGTGCCGCCTCGCCGCTGCCACGACTCTGCCAGCCACGGCCGCAACCTCGAGCCCCTCTACCGCCGGTGCGCGCGGCCCCTGGAGCACATCCCACTACCAGTGCTCAAGGCCACCAGATCCGCCACCGCACCGTAAAACGgccccaccgccgccgacgccTCCCGGGCTTTGCCCGGCAGCGCCCTCCGGCGGCggtgaggggagaggaggaggggggagggtgaggggagaggaggaggggggagggccctAGCCGGCCAGCTTTGGGGCGCTCCGGTGCGGCTGTGGTGCCGCACGGGAGCGGGCGTGTTTTCTAGAGTGTGCCGTCCTTCACGATTTGGATGTAAGGATAGGCGGATTTGTTTTTCTCCGGCCAGCCTTGCGTACATAATAGTGGAATATTTCTCGTTTCCATGTGTCAGTTTCTTCATTATTGGAGCACACCCTGTTTCAAAAAATTATTGGAGCACACGGCTTCGCTATGCGGTGCATCATCATGGCGCCATTTTGAAGCCGAGCGGATGCAATTTACGTAATTAGTACCAGCTAGCGGAGTCGTGGCGGCACGCTCCACCCGTGGTGGAGCCCGTGCATGCATCTATattgttttattattattttaaaataaGAAAAGGGATGGAAGTAGGTTTGAGGTCGAGCTGGTCGCGTAGAAGTCCTTATACTGTTTGGTCCTTTACATCAAGATGGCGTACAAACAACCGAGCAAGAAACATAACCAATTCATGTACATGAAAACTCAAAGACTTGCATTATAGTTCTAAAAACCTAAGAACGGAATCCAATAAAACTAACAAAAACAAAAGCCGTGCAAATGATATAGGAGGTATGTAATCATGCATTTTTACACTACTagcaattctctcaacatgcaacctATCCAACTCAGCATCCTGCCACATCATCAATTATTTTTCCCATTTAACTGATTTAGTGGCTATATTTTCAGACTTAAGCTACCACTGAAGCCCAATGGCCTCGACTCGCAACCGGAGAAAAGCCCAAACGTCATGCTTAGAAGAAGAACAACCGTCCTGCCCCCACCCCCTCCATGCTTTCCGTtcatcctctcctctcctctctctccttaAATAAAGGATCAGTCTTTTCCGTTCCCCCCTGCAATAGTGCGCCACCGAAGAAGAGATCTCCCGTCTCCGTGTGCGTCCTCTAATTGGAAGTCATTTTAATGTTATGTACAATTAGACTATATGGTATGCTAATGTATATCTACATGTACTTCTATTATTGATATTATGTTTGAATTATATTTATTAATATTCAGTCCAAATTGTTTGCACGATGAATGCCGCAGCAATGCACGAGGTATCATCTAGTTGAATAAGAAGTTCCATGATGGTCCctccacccctccccccccccccaatcaaaAGGAGCAAACATGTTCCGTTTCCAGCGCCTACATTCAGATTGATTACCTTCCCTTTGCATGAATAGAATGAAACAATGGTAATATTTCCCACAGAGCCTGTTAGTTTTTAAATTGGATAAACAAAAGAAGAGAAGGACCAGCATGTATCTAAGACAAAGTGTACTTGTTGCTTCTCTCTTGTCCTAGTTATTGTTGTTACTTCATCCAAAGAGTTTGAATGATTACTGATAGTTTTCAAATTATATaagcaaaaaaaaaagagttgTATTGAACCAATATAGATGCTCAAAGAAAAAATATCCAAGAGAACATAAATTGGTATCTCTAGTTAATAATGGAAACATTTAACAGGCCTCCAAAATGTGCTAAAAACATACAGAGATTATGTATGGAAAATTTTGCCAAAGCATTTCTAGACCGTTGTTGGGACTGTATGCTCATTAGTACATTATAGTTTGGTCAAGTCAGGACGATGGCATGTGTGAAATTTCtacaaaggaaaaaaggaaaaggaaagatcCAAGAATTTCAATTACCTTGTAATTACATGTGTTGTCTTTATTATTTGATCCAAAGATTGTGTATGCTTGCTCACAATTTCAGAACTGCAAGGGAAGAAAAGGCCCCTATATTTTTTTGACCCgagaccgtagaacaattgttctatgaaataaaagaatattgacaacaacaAGCTAGGGGGGTATAATCAACCAATGCCAGTTCAGGGTATCATAATTACAGTTTTAGATTATAAGTATTGTCCTATCCATTGTCTGATCTTTTGTGCTTTGTGGGCTTGCCCCTGATCATGTGCTGCCCAAAGTCCTTCTTTCAGGCAACGTTCCATTCCTTGTATGTGTGATACCGCCGATCTAAAAATTTATCATTTCTGATAGACCAAATACTCCAGCATCCCACTATCACAAAGTCTAAAGCACCGTCTCCTGTAacttggtgtaagtgcatctactgcCACCTAAGGGTGTCCCgaactaaggggtcctcagactgCCGACCTGTCTctcatgggccagactgatgggccactCTTATTCATTAATGGAAGGCAGGGCTCCAGGCGATCCCGTGCTATGGAAGGAAACTCCCGAAGACTTGGTGTATCCTCCAAGTctagttagcataatcagcatgtTTACCCCTGGATGGTAACCAGCCATGTGTAACACTAGCtactcctggtgtctatataaaccagagggctagaCCGTACAGAGGGACAACCCTTCGACCATACCCACCTAGGATTTAGTTcatacaatctcatggtagatcaactctgtaattgTCACACTCATACaccaatacaatcaagcaggacgtagggttttacctcctcgagagggcctgaacttgggtaaattgCGTCTCTGCATtccttgttacccatcgatccacgattcacagttcgggaccccctacctaagatctgccagttttgacaccgacattggtgccttcattgagagttccactgcaggATCACCAAAAGATCGATGGCTCGCTTAGTCATCGACGAGAGCATCAGCACCGGGGCGACTTCGTGCCCGGCCAGCTCTTCGCGTTTGGCAGCATCGTCCTGCACGTCAACTCGACCGGTCATCTTGACCAAATCGACAATTTTGCCCCGAGCAGGAAATCCGGTTCGGAAGCTTGGAGTACGCCGCCGATGCTCGGGGTGATCTGATATTTACTGGGTTCTCAGCTTTACCTGAGGGGCCCAGCAACCCCGAAGACTTAACTTCGAGCCTCCTCCATGATCCCGTCTCCGGATCGACCTTTATATTGGATCTTGCTTTGAGCTCGGATCCGATCTCAGCGTCCGAAGACCAGGATGCCTTGGCCGAACGCACCCCCTATGCAGGCATACTGGAGGTCAACTTCGAATAATACCAGAGTATGGATCCAGCTGACCTCCCGCTATTAAACGACACGTTAGATCATATCCAAATGATGAGCCTCACAGATGGCCTGTCCTCGATCTATGATCTGATCGGACTGGAGGCCACCCACGGGGAACTTTACATCCCACCTactacccacttagtag
Coding sequences within:
- the LOC123076297 gene encoding mitogen-activated protein kinase kinase kinase 17 is translated as MDVAVAKQLRRIRTLGRGASGAVVWLASDEASGELLAVKSAGAGGAAQLEREGSVLTGLCSPHIIPCLGSRAAECGEYQLFLEFAPGGSLADEAARSGGCLPEPAIRAYAGDVARGLEYLHARSLVHGDVKARNVVIGGDGRARLTDFGCARAVDSLLPMGGTPAFMAPEVARVEEQGPASDVWALGCTVVEMATGRAPWSDMNDLLAAVHRIGYTAAVPEVPGWLSAEAKDFLDGCFRRQPSDRSTAAQLLDHPFVASAAAAGDYKAAPAKQQYTSPKSTLQDALWDSDTDDEADEMSATPAERIGALACGNSALPDWDSDDGWIDVCDEVHRVPDSPPADAGYDLVWPEESDAEREPFAVAADDSNDIPRNAVVTDSSIWQDSYVRPVHLGSCRNQFHPFQSDGDENLRFDRRCNKDRVMEFIFLLKISK